The Spirochaetota bacterium genome includes a region encoding these proteins:
- a CDS encoding ion transporter: MIIDLSPIIRRWDRIQPLFVLLSICLFVTEFTPASGRAIVVLSGVIDILFLADFLVRLTSGDRREYFLSKYGIADALGAVPVLSVLAVIPELTFLAPLTYLRFLRILRIPGMFRNMIPLLETRRAVLKSGIALAALCALAAGSFEWGLKTYLTISKERQCAAEYEKANKSVGLLSLTLPDVVYYVSEGRIHFRDGTPEMNVMHYRRLIGDMLFMEIPFTRTRSLNAGLRLPDEAVLIRADGTARIYRGTMISLVLLLIGLVSGIMIMTARAYRAAPAVPREGAMTMHHQPFFAAADKGGASSADDDAGIQIEGLDDIPALEADTKTGNENADIDALLKGADDIEAMMKDMKAGDTPDAMPDIAIADANDAPPLLDSVPEDAVPAIDDAAIPAMAGNALIDRAGVAPERSTDGPAVDTATIRRMIDEALADKMIASEQELSRIMKEVAIEAVKISTKSIVEYIKRSLPR, translated from the coding sequence ATGATCATCGATCTCTCCCCGATAATACGGCGCTGGGACCGCATCCAGCCCCTGTTCGTACTGTTGTCAATATGCCTCTTTGTTACCGAATTCACACCGGCCAGCGGACGTGCGATCGTTGTCCTCAGCGGCGTCATCGATATCCTCTTCCTCGCGGACTTCCTTGTGCGGCTGACATCGGGCGATCGTCGCGAATACTTCCTCTCGAAATACGGCATCGCCGATGCATTGGGTGCCGTCCCTGTTCTATCCGTTCTTGCCGTCATCCCCGAGCTTACCTTCCTCGCGCCTCTCACGTATCTGCGATTTCTGCGTATACTGCGAATACCAGGGATGTTTAGGAATATGATACCCTTGCTCGAGACGCGCCGTGCAGTATTGAAGAGCGGCATCGCCCTCGCTGCTTTATGCGCCCTTGCTGCCGGCTCCTTTGAATGGGGATTGAAAACGTATCTGACGATATCGAAGGAGCGGCAATGCGCCGCCGAATATGAGAAAGCGAACAAGAGCGTAGGTCTTCTCTCGCTCACGCTCCCCGATGTGGTCTACTACGTGAGCGAAGGCCGCATACATTTCCGCGACGGAACGCCGGAGATGAACGTAATGCATTATCGGCGCCTTATCGGCGACATGCTCTTCATGGAAATACCCTTCACTCGTACGCGTTCGCTCAACGCGGGCCTCCGCCTGCCGGACGAAGCGGTGCTCATCCGTGCCGACGGGACAGCACGGATATATCGCGGCACCATGATATCCCTGGTACTCTTGCTCATCGGCCTTGTTTCAGGTATTATGATAATGACAGCCCGGGCATATCGTGCAGCCCCGGCCGTTCCCCGGGAGGGAGCCATGACAATGCATCATCAACCGTTCTTTGCGGCAGCCGACAAGGGCGGTGCATCCTCAGCGGATGACGACGCCGGCATTCAGATAGAAGGACTTGACGATATACCCGCGCTCGAGGCGGATACAAAAACCGGCAATGAGAATGCCGATATCGATGCCCTCCTCAAGGGTGCCGACGACATAGAGGCAATGATGAAGGACATGAAAGCGGGTGATACGCCGGATGCAATGCCGGATATCGCCATAGCCGACGCGAACGATGCCCCGCCTCTGCTCGATAGCGTCCCCGAAGATGCCGTCCCGGCTATCGATGATGCCGCAATACCCGCCATGGCCGGCAACGCCCTCATCGATAGGGCGGGCGTTGCGCCGGAACGTTCAACGGACGGTCCGGCCGTGGATACCGCCACGATACGCCGCATGATCGATGAAGCCCTTGCCGATAAGATGATAGCCTCCGAACAGGAGCTTTCCCGTATCATGAAAGAAGTCGCCATAGAAGCGGTCAAGATCAGCACGAAATCGATAGTGGAATATATCAAGCGATCGCTGCCGCGATAG
- a CDS encoding adenylate/guanylate cyclase domain-containing protein, giving the protein MSTRAEKPSMKIGTKLILIVSGIIILSLATMTVLATVFFKRDNETRLRENNHQLAGIIALKVKSDITSLIADMRFAAAVLKDGGDRQKLAERFFTSDSIAAAALVRRDGERGNVRVFLANPAAAMPVEKFREVLLDGERFVRAVNGETVVDNVSDILGVPAVAVAVPTGVGEYTISLCKAAIFLDAFRQSGITETFMVNGAGDVIAHPKGEIVLAKGNYRTLPVVAMMLTSPTDNSETRYVFSGIRYRGAFKKIGIGGVGVIATAAEDKVFAEVYNIQRRNLLISIIVLTLAILVVYFFAKTLTGPIVRLVKATKDIEEGRFNVAITAASGDEIGVLTRSFVQMGKGLEERERIKEAFGKFVNKDIAERAAKGEIKLGGERKRVTVFFSDIRSFTAMSEKLSPEEVVDFLNQYMGRMVRCIEATGGVVDKFIGDAIMAVWGAPVSTGQDTASAIDAVLAMRESLKEFNVGRGTDTKPRISIGAGIHSGDVLVGQIGSEHRLEYTVIGDTVNLTSRIESLTKPFGADILISEEAYREVKDRYTFAPMKKIKVKGKTEPQQVYAVLGRIGDAKAFRSIEELRSTLGIVLKDGVMGDDEEEKKYEILDA; this is encoded by the coding sequence ATGAGCACTCGCGCGGAAAAGCCGTCCATGAAGATAGGCACGAAACTTATTCTCATTGTTTCAGGGATAATCATCCTGTCGCTGGCGACCATGACGGTGCTCGCGACCGTGTTCTTTAAGCGCGATAATGAAACGCGACTTCGGGAGAACAATCATCAATTAGCGGGTATTATCGCCCTGAAAGTGAAGAGCGATATCACCTCTCTCATCGCCGATATGCGTTTTGCCGCAGCCGTGCTCAAGGACGGGGGCGACAGGCAGAAGCTTGCCGAGCGATTCTTTACGAGCGATTCGATCGCGGCAGCGGCGCTGGTACGCAGGGACGGCGAGCGCGGCAATGTGCGCGTGTTCCTTGCCAATCCTGCCGCGGCGATGCCGGTCGAAAAATTCCGCGAAGTGCTTCTTGACGGCGAGCGCTTTGTCCGTGCGGTCAACGGGGAAACGGTCGTCGATAATGTCTCCGATATCCTTGGGGTGCCGGCGGTAGCCGTCGCTGTTCCGACGGGGGTTGGGGAATACACCATCAGTCTCTGTAAGGCGGCGATATTCCTCGATGCGTTCCGGCAGTCGGGGATAACGGAGACGTTCATGGTCAACGGCGCGGGCGATGTCATCGCACATCCGAAAGGGGAGATTGTCCTCGCCAAGGGCAATTATCGCACCCTGCCTGTCGTTGCGATGATGCTCACCAGTCCCACCGACAACAGCGAGACACGATATGTCTTTTCCGGCATTCGCTACCGCGGTGCGTTCAAGAAGATCGGCATCGGCGGTGTCGGCGTCATCGCGACGGCTGCCGAGGATAAGGTGTTCGCGGAAGTGTATAATATACAGCGGCGTAATCTTCTCATCTCGATAATAGTCCTTACGCTCGCGATACTCGTCGTGTACTTCTTCGCGAAAACGCTCACCGGCCCCATCGTACGGCTGGTGAAGGCGACGAAGGATATCGAAGAAGGGCGTTTCAATGTGGCTATTACCGCGGCATCGGGCGATGAGATCGGCGTGCTTACCCGATCGTTCGTACAGATGGGAAAAGGGCTCGAAGAGCGAGAGCGCATAAAAGAGGCGTTCGGGAAATTCGTGAACAAGGACATAGCCGAGCGCGCCGCGAAGGGCGAGATAAAGCTCGGCGGCGAGCGTAAGCGTGTGACGGTGTTCTTTTCAGATATACGATCCTTTACCGCGATGTCCGAGAAGCTTTCTCCGGAAGAAGTGGTCGATTTCCTCAATCAATACATGGGCCGCATGGTCCGCTGCATCGAGGCTACCGGCGGCGTTGTCGATAAATTCATCGGCGATGCCATCATGGCTGTCTGGGGCGCGCCGGTGTCCACCGGGCAGGATACGGCGAGCGCCATAGACGCGGTGCTCGCGATGCGCGAGTCGCTCAAGGAATTCAATGTCGGACGCGGTACCGACACGAAGCCGCGCATCAGCATCGGGGCGGGCATACACTCCGGCGATGTGCTCGTCGGTCAGATCGGGAGCGAGCACAGGCTCGAGTATACCGTCATCGGTGATACGGTCAATCTCACGTCGCGTATCGAATCGCTCACGAAACCTTTCGGTGCGGACATACTGATATCGGAAGAGGCCTACCGCGAGGTGAAGGACCGTTATACGTTCGCGCCGATGAAAAAAATAAAGGTGAAAGGAAAAACCGAGCCGCAGCAGGTCTATGCGGTGCTCGGGCGCATCGGGGATGCGAAGGCGTTCCGATCGATAGAGGAGTTGAGAAGCACGCTCGGCATCGTATTGAAGGACGGTGTTATGGGCGATGATGAGGAAGAAAAGAAGTATGAGATCCTCGATGCGTGA